One Rhodococcus sp. P1Y DNA window includes the following coding sequences:
- a CDS encoding NUDIX hydrolase, producing MSSQSLHNSAVAALEGWSVREDHEESLRQTMLAFLAASPDGCLRANEPGHITASSLVLTASGREVLLTLHPRVGRWIQLGGHCEETDETVVDAALREAREESGIDELTIHPTLLSAHTHPITCSLGKPTRHLDLRFLVRAAPGSRAVRSEESTDLRWWPVDSLPDSAEVETIDHLVQLARTRAGVEPAE from the coding sequence GTGAGTTCGCAGTCGCTGCACAACTCCGCCGTCGCCGCCCTGGAGGGGTGGTCGGTGCGCGAGGACCACGAGGAATCGTTACGTCAGACGATGCTCGCGTTTCTCGCTGCAAGTCCCGACGGTTGCCTTCGCGCCAATGAACCGGGACACATCACTGCATCGTCGCTGGTGCTGACTGCGTCGGGTCGCGAAGTCCTGCTGACGCTTCACCCGAGGGTGGGCCGCTGGATCCAACTCGGTGGACACTGCGAGGAGACGGACGAGACGGTAGTCGATGCGGCATTGCGGGAAGCGCGAGAGGAGTCGGGAATCGACGAGCTCACGATCCATCCCACGCTTCTTTCCGCGCACACGCATCCCATTACGTGTTCGCTCGGTAAGCCGACCCGTCATCTCGACCTGAGATTCCTCGTCCGTGCTGCGCCCGGGTCACGCGCCGTGCGCAGCGAAGAATCGACCGACCTACGGTGGTGGCCGGTCGATTCGCTGCCCGATTCTGCCGAAGTGGAAACGATCGACCATTTGGTCCAGTTGGCGCGCACTAGAGCTGGAGTGGAGCCTGCGGAATGA
- the rfbD gene encoding dTDP-4-dehydrorhamnose reductase → MANILVTGAGGQLGKQILRRSDEPGVQGRTVGVTSRELDITDASAVADAVEPGAVVVNCAAYTAVDAAESDEDQAWAVNAEGPRILAEACARVGARLVHVSTDYVFDGTAEAPYPVDAPTAPQSAYGRTKLAGELAVLRALPTANVVRTAWVYTGSGSDFVSTMRRLERERDTVSVVDDQIGSPTYSWDLAGGLLELAGSHIEAPVLHLTNTGTASWFELARAVFAAVGADPDRVQPCSSTEYVRPAQRPAYSVLSADAWIGAGLAPLRDWRDALDDALRVAPAHDR, encoded by the coding sequence GTGGCGAACATCCTTGTAACAGGAGCCGGGGGGCAACTCGGCAAGCAGATACTCAGGCGCTCGGACGAGCCGGGAGTGCAGGGCCGGACGGTCGGTGTCACCAGCCGAGAGCTGGACATCACCGACGCCTCGGCCGTCGCCGACGCTGTGGAACCGGGCGCGGTCGTTGTGAACTGCGCTGCCTACACGGCCGTCGACGCTGCGGAATCGGACGAGGATCAGGCCTGGGCCGTCAACGCCGAGGGGCCACGCATTCTCGCCGAGGCGTGTGCACGAGTGGGCGCGCGGCTTGTGCACGTGTCGACCGATTACGTCTTCGACGGAACTGCCGAGGCTCCGTACCCGGTCGACGCCCCCACTGCTCCGCAGAGTGCGTACGGGCGGACAAAGCTGGCCGGTGAACTCGCCGTTCTCCGTGCGCTGCCTACAGCGAACGTGGTCCGTACTGCATGGGTGTACACCGGATCCGGCTCGGACTTCGTCTCGACGATGAGGCGGCTGGAACGCGAACGGGACACGGTCAGCGTCGTCGACGATCAGATCGGTTCGCCGACCTACTCGTGGGACCTGGCGGGCGGGCTCCTGGAGTTGGCAGGGTCGCACATCGAGGCGCCGGTACTGCACCTGACCAACACGGGCACAGCCAGCTGGTTCGAGCTTGCCCGTGCAGTGTTCGCAGCCGTCGGGGCCGACCCTGACCGGGTGCAGCCGTGCTCCAGCACCGAATACGTGAGACCGGCGCAGCGGCCTGCGTACTCGGTTCTCTCGGCCGATGCCTGGATCGGCGCCGGCCTGGCCCCTCTTCGCGACTGGCGCGATGCGCTCGACGACGCGCTGCGGGTTGCACCGGCGCACGACCGATAG
- a CDS encoding coenzyme F420-0:L-glutamate ligase, with amino-acid sequence MNTEPAHSIAASPSVPTDHAPGGSIEILPVLGLPEFRPGDDLAAAIAEHAPWIRNDDILVVTSKAFSKVEGRLVDAPLDPDERDAARRVLVDQEAVRVVARKGRTLITENKLGIVQAASGIDGSNVDRAELALLPIDPDASASRLRSALAASLGVSVGVVVTDTMGRAWRVGQTDAAIGSAGLAVVHAYAGAEDGQGNELVVTEVAVADEIAAAADLVKGKLGGVPVAVVRGLAPVDNGSRARDLVRPGEDDLFWLGTAESIERGHREALLLRRSVRSFTEEPVGESDIRDAVAEALTAPAPHHTRPVRFVWVRTPALRVQLLKLMAEQWRSDLREDGLDEERIDARIARGSILFDAPEVVIPFCVPDGAHRYPDERRTRAEETMFTVAVGAAVQGLLVSLAARGIGSCWIGSTIFAADLVRSELGLRADWKAMGAIAIGYPDEPLTPRTPAAVDTGLVEI; translated from the coding sequence GTGAACACCGAGCCCGCGCACTCGATTGCTGCGTCGCCGTCCGTACCCACCGATCACGCGCCGGGCGGAAGCATCGAAATACTTCCGGTACTCGGCCTTCCCGAGTTTCGTCCCGGTGACGATCTTGCCGCCGCGATCGCCGAACACGCGCCGTGGATTCGCAACGACGACATCCTTGTGGTCACGAGCAAGGCCTTCTCCAAGGTGGAGGGCAGGCTCGTCGACGCACCACTCGATCCCGACGAACGCGACGCAGCACGCAGAGTTCTCGTCGATCAGGAAGCCGTTCGTGTCGTCGCCCGCAAGGGGCGAACCCTCATCACAGAGAACAAGCTCGGCATCGTCCAAGCTGCATCGGGAATCGACGGGTCCAACGTAGACCGCGCCGAACTCGCTTTGTTGCCAATCGATCCCGACGCAAGCGCATCGCGGTTGCGCAGCGCGCTGGCGGCATCTCTCGGCGTCTCGGTCGGCGTCGTCGTCACCGACACGATGGGTAGGGCGTGGCGCGTCGGACAGACCGATGCAGCAATCGGTAGTGCCGGTCTTGCAGTAGTGCACGCGTACGCAGGCGCCGAGGACGGGCAAGGAAACGAGTTGGTCGTAACGGAGGTGGCCGTCGCCGACGAGATCGCTGCCGCAGCCGATCTCGTCAAGGGCAAGCTCGGCGGGGTGCCTGTCGCCGTGGTCCGTGGACTCGCCCCGGTCGACAACGGTTCACGCGCACGAGATCTGGTACGGCCGGGAGAGGACGACCTGTTCTGGCTGGGTACCGCCGAATCCATCGAACGCGGACACCGAGAAGCGCTTCTGCTTCGGCGATCGGTTCGATCTTTCACGGAAGAACCCGTCGGCGAGAGCGACATTCGCGATGCGGTTGCCGAAGCCCTGACCGCACCCGCACCTCATCACACCCGGCCGGTCAGGTTCGTTTGGGTACGCACACCGGCACTTCGTGTTCAGCTACTGAAACTGATGGCCGAGCAATGGCGCAGCGATCTTCGGGAGGACGGTCTCGACGAAGAGCGAATCGATGCCAGAATCGCCCGTGGATCCATTCTCTTCGACGCACCCGAGGTCGTCATCCCGTTCTGTGTGCCGGACGGGGCGCACCGATATCCGGACGAACGGCGCACGCGCGCCGAGGAAACCATGTTCACCGTCGCGGTGGGTGCCGCGGTGCAGGGGCTGCTGGTCTCTCTCGCGGCGCGCGGAATCGGTAGTTGCTGGATAGGTTCGACGATCTTCGCCGCCGATCTCGTGCGCAGCGAACTGGGACTCCGTGCCGACTGGAAAGCCATGGGCGCCATAGCTATCGGCTATCCCGACGAGCCGCTGACGCCGCGCACTCCTGCTGCTGTCGATACTGGGCTGGTGGAGATCTGA
- a CDS encoding phosphomannomutase/phosphoglucomutase — protein MARTAESVNAVIKAYDVRGVVGEQIDSAFVRDVGASFARLVRSPEVTTVAIGHDMRASSPELSRAFAEGVTSQGLDVVHIGLASTDQLYFASGFLDCPGAMFTASHNPAKYNGIKLCRAGAKPVGQDTGLDTIKSELVAGVPTYSGEPGSVTERDVLSEYASFVRNLVDLTKVSGVKIAVDAGNGMGGHTVPAVFGDLPVTIEPLYFELDGTFPNHEANPLDPANLVDLQKFVRDTGADIGLAFDGDADRCFVVDEKGDPVSPSAVTGLVAERELAKEPGATVIHNLITSRAVPELVTELGGTPVRTRVGHSFIKQQMADTGAIFGGEHSAHYYFRDFWGADSGMLAALHVLAALGSQDRPLSELMSSYESYSASGEINSTVADAAERTAAVLDVFADRTVSTDRLDGVTVDLSDGAWFNLRASNTEPLLRLNVEARTAAEVNALTEEILGVVRA, from the coding sequence GTGGCACGCACTGCCGAATCCGTCAACGCAGTCATCAAGGCCTACGACGTTCGGGGGGTGGTGGGTGAGCAGATCGATTCCGCGTTCGTCCGTGATGTGGGAGCGTCGTTCGCCCGGCTGGTGCGCAGTCCTGAAGTCACGACTGTTGCGATCGGCCACGACATGCGCGCGTCTTCGCCCGAACTGTCGAGAGCGTTCGCCGAGGGGGTGACGTCGCAAGGGTTGGACGTCGTGCACATCGGTCTCGCGTCGACCGATCAGCTGTACTTCGCGTCCGGATTCCTCGATTGCCCCGGTGCGATGTTCACCGCGAGCCACAATCCGGCGAAGTACAACGGAATCAAACTGTGTCGGGCTGGCGCCAAACCGGTAGGGCAGGACACAGGTCTCGACACCATCAAGAGCGAACTGGTCGCCGGAGTCCCCACGTACAGCGGTGAACCGGGGTCGGTGACCGAACGAGATGTGCTGAGCGAGTACGCCTCGTTCGTGCGCAACCTGGTCGATCTCACGAAAGTGTCCGGCGTCAAGATCGCCGTCGATGCCGGGAACGGAATGGGCGGGCACACTGTGCCCGCAGTGTTCGGTGATCTTCCCGTGACGATCGAGCCGCTGTACTTCGAACTCGACGGCACCTTCCCGAACCACGAGGCCAATCCGTTGGACCCGGCGAACCTCGTCGATCTGCAGAAGTTCGTCCGAGACACCGGAGCAGACATCGGCCTTGCGTTCGACGGTGATGCCGATCGATGCTTCGTGGTCGACGAGAAGGGCGACCCGGTCTCGCCGTCGGCGGTGACCGGCCTCGTCGCCGAGCGCGAGTTGGCGAAGGAGCCGGGCGCGACGGTAATTCACAACCTGATCACCTCTCGGGCTGTTCCCGAGTTGGTGACCGAGCTCGGCGGTACGCCGGTGCGCACACGAGTCGGACATTCGTTCATCAAGCAGCAGATGGCCGACACGGGAGCAATCTTCGGCGGCGAACACTCGGCTCATTACTACTTCAGAGACTTCTGGGGTGCGGATTCGGGCATGTTGGCTGCGCTGCACGTTCTCGCCGCCCTCGGATCACAGGATCGACCGCTGTCGGAGCTGATGAGCTCGTACGAGTCGTACTCCGCGTCGGGGGAGATCAACTCCACTGTTGCTGATGCAGCCGAACGCACGGCAGCAGTGCTCGACGTGTTCGCCGACCGCACGGTCTCGACCGACAGGCTCGATGGCGTGACGGTCGACCTGTCGGACGGCGCCTGGTTCAACCTTCGTGCGTCGAACACCGAGCCTCTGCTGCGTTTGAACGTGGAGGCACGCACCGCGGCCGAAGTGAATGCACTGACGGAGGAGATTCTCGGCGTGGTTCGGGCCTGA
- the cofD gene encoding 2-phospho-L-lactate transferase: MKVTVLVGGVGGARFLQGLRTLLGDDGEITAIVNVGDDVWMHGLRICPDLDTCMYTLGGGIDTERGWGRIAETWHARDELAAYGADPDWFGLGDRDIATHLIRSRMLRAGYPLSAVTEALCNRWKPGVRLIPVTDDRSETHVVVSDPEDPTGETQRAIHFQEWWVRYRAQIETHSFANVGAEQASPAPGVLDAIENADAVILAPSNPVVSVGAVLAVPGIRSALRTTPAKVVGLSPVIDGKPLRGMADECLTVIGVETSAEAIGQHYGARSDTGILDTWLIHSTDTAVVPGVDVRSVPLLMTDPATTAEMAAVALRSAGLDL; encoded by the coding sequence GTGAAAGTGACTGTCTTGGTCGGTGGTGTGGGAGGAGCTCGATTCCTCCAGGGTCTCAGAACCCTTTTGGGCGACGACGGTGAGATCACCGCAATCGTCAACGTAGGCGACGACGTGTGGATGCACGGCCTCCGCATCTGTCCCGATCTGGACACGTGCATGTACACACTCGGTGGTGGAATCGACACCGAACGCGGCTGGGGCCGAATAGCGGAGACTTGGCATGCGCGAGACGAACTCGCCGCCTATGGAGCCGATCCGGATTGGTTCGGTCTCGGCGACCGCGACATCGCCACACACCTCATACGTAGCCGAATGCTTCGAGCAGGGTATCCGTTGTCGGCGGTGACGGAGGCACTGTGCAACAGGTGGAAGCCCGGGGTCAGATTGATTCCCGTAACGGACGATCGGAGCGAGACCCATGTGGTCGTGTCCGATCCGGAGGACCCGACGGGCGAAACGCAGCGAGCTATTCACTTCCAAGAGTGGTGGGTTCGCTACCGCGCGCAGATCGAGACACACAGCTTCGCCAACGTCGGTGCGGAGCAGGCGAGTCCGGCGCCCGGTGTACTCGATGCAATCGAGAACGCCGACGCCGTGATCCTCGCGCCGTCCAACCCGGTCGTCAGCGTCGGCGCCGTGCTTGCGGTCCCGGGGATTCGTAGCGCTCTGCGCACCACTCCGGCCAAGGTGGTCGGCCTGTCACCGGTGATAGACGGTAAACCGCTGCGCGGCATGGCCGACGAATGCCTGACGGTCATCGGCGTCGAAACCAGCGCGGAGGCGATCGGACAGCACTACGGTGCACGCTCGGACACCGGCATACTCGACACGTGGTTGATTCATTCGACCGACACTGCGGTGGTTCCAGGAGTGGACGTTCGGAGTGTGCCACTACTGATGACCGACCCGGCTACCACTGCCGAGATGGCTGCCGTTGCACTGCGGTCCGCGGGGCTCGATCTGTGA
- a CDS encoding metallopeptidase family protein, with translation MARGTSARRTTSRSAARRGRGVRGPILPVGVPGHRSRADRFDRAVLEAFARIDHRWHDKLERLDIAVDEVPKIRAKDPESVNWPPEVVAEGPVPLSRLVPAGIDKRGEATRARIVLFRRPLERRAKHRDDLEDLLYEVLVEQVATYLGVDADVIDPGIDDEN, from the coding sequence ATGGCTCGAGGCACTTCGGCACGCAGAACGACCTCCCGATCCGCCGCACGCCGTGGGCGGGGCGTGCGAGGACCGATACTTCCCGTCGGCGTACCAGGGCATCGCTCGCGCGCCGACAGATTCGATCGAGCCGTTCTGGAGGCGTTCGCGCGAATAGATCACCGTTGGCACGACAAGCTGGAGCGACTCGACATCGCCGTCGACGAAGTGCCGAAGATTCGCGCCAAGGATCCCGAGTCGGTCAACTGGCCACCCGAGGTGGTCGCCGAGGGTCCGGTACCACTGTCGCGGCTGGTTCCAGCGGGAATCGACAAGCGCGGAGAAGCGACACGCGCTCGGATCGTATTGTTCCGTCGGCCGCTTGAGCGGCGGGCGAAGCACCGGGACGATTTGGAGGATCTTCTCTACGAGGTGCTCGTGGAACAGGTAGCTACCTACCTGGGCGTCGACGCCGATGTGATCGATCCCGGCATCGACGACGAGAACTGA
- a CDS encoding WhiB family transcriptional regulator, with product MFDEIEDQWQERALCAQTDPEAFFPEKGGSTREAKRICLGCEVKDECLEYALANDERFGIWGGLSERERRRLKRGIV from the coding sequence ATGTTCGACGAGATCGAAGATCAGTGGCAGGAACGTGCCCTGTGTGCACAGACCGACCCCGAGGCTTTCTTCCCGGAGAAGGGTGGATCGACGCGCGAAGCAAAGCGGATCTGCCTCGGCTGCGAGGTCAAGGACGAGTGCCTCGAATATGCTCTCGCCAACGACGAGAGGTTCGGCATCTGGGGCGGGTTGTCCGAGCGTGAACGTCGACGCCTCAAGCGCGGGATCGTCTGA
- a CDS encoding tobH protein — MTTLSPLLDLDDADALVAADTDGVLRSAALAGAQVRATAGSFADTIGDRLGGLRPRSVVFVAGGGRAERAASLLIAGVGPRIGVPLVLTTGTPPWVGPLDVVVVCGDDAGDPRLSESTAAAVRRGAETVLVTPDEGPLRAAAAGRALFLPPRIAVREPNTLMRYVAAGVSVLGAVSDGVYRSLLPDLDRLADALDDEASQDHPLHEVFHNPAKSIAVRMADRRIVFSGVDSTALEIARHGSEVMLGVAGVVSAAGELSDVVRAVVHASRSAASGPADYDPFFHDDEVDGPRPEAAVRVLVIASPTAASAAERRTAALDDVDVVVSGVAEPGEPPERARRGAGLGEFESMALSATRLEMAAAYLHLMGGR; from the coding sequence ATGACCACTCTGTCGCCTCTTCTCGATCTGGACGACGCCGACGCACTCGTCGCCGCGGACACCGACGGCGTGCTACGAAGTGCTGCGTTGGCCGGGGCGCAAGTTCGTGCGACCGCTGGATCGTTCGCCGACACCATCGGTGATCGCCTCGGTGGCCTCCGACCGCGAAGCGTCGTGTTCGTTGCAGGCGGCGGGCGGGCAGAACGTGCGGCGTCGCTGTTGATCGCAGGCGTCGGTCCTCGAATCGGCGTGCCACTCGTACTCACCACTGGTACGCCGCCATGGGTCGGCCCGCTCGACGTGGTCGTCGTGTGCGGCGACGATGCAGGCGACCCTCGACTGTCCGAGTCGACTGCCGCAGCTGTTCGCCGCGGCGCCGAGACCGTTCTGGTCACACCCGACGAGGGCCCACTGCGAGCCGCGGCAGCGGGGCGCGCACTGTTTCTGCCACCGCGAATTGCAGTCCGCGAACCGAACACCCTCATGCGATACGTTGCCGCAGGAGTCAGTGTTCTCGGCGCGGTTTCCGACGGGGTATATCGCTCCCTCCTGCCAGATCTCGATCGACTTGCCGATGCCCTCGACGACGAGGCATCCCAAGATCACCCTCTCCACGAGGTCTTCCACAACCCTGCGAAGTCGATCGCAGTTCGAATGGCCGATCGACGCATTGTCTTCAGCGGCGTCGACTCGACGGCCCTCGAGATTGCTCGCCACGGCAGCGAAGTGATGTTGGGCGTGGCAGGAGTGGTCTCGGCAGCAGGTGAATTGTCCGACGTCGTCCGGGCAGTCGTGCATGCGTCGCGGTCCGCAGCCTCGGGTCCGGCCGATTACGATCCGTTCTTCCACGATGACGAGGTGGACGGGCCGCGTCCGGAGGCTGCCGTACGAGTCCTCGTTATTGCTTCTCCCACAGCCGCATCGGCGGCCGAGCGACGCACCGCGGCTCTGGACGATGTCGACGTCGTCGTCTCCGGTGTCGCCGAACCGGGTGAGCCGCCCGAACGCGCGCGTCGCGGAGCGGGGCTCGGTGAGTTCGAATCGATGGCATTGTCGGCGACGCGGCTGGAGATGGCCGCCGCGTATCTACATCTGATGGGCGGTAGATAG
- a CDS encoding glycosyltransferase family 2 protein — MSSKLAVVTVTYSPGEYLDQFLDSLASATTENPQVIMADNGSTDGTPEAAETKYPSARLFRTGANLGYGGAVNRAVAEVDEGVEFVVVANPDVRWHPGSLDGLLAAAERWPRAGALGPLIREPDGSRYPSARSVPDLTSGAGHALLGKIWPNNPWTSRYRQDNEAVTERTVGWLSGSCLLLRRSAFDSVNGFDSRYFMYMEDVDLGDRLGTAGWLNVYVPEVEVTHSKGHAAGRHPELMLPAHHASAYRFQADRHPHVWQAPLRWALRMGLAARSKVVVASALRQRHIDDPRHK, encoded by the coding sequence GTGAGTTCCAAGCTGGCCGTCGTTACGGTGACCTATTCGCCCGGAGAATATCTGGATCAGTTCCTCGATTCCCTCGCGTCGGCGACGACCGAGAACCCACAGGTCATCATGGCCGACAATGGTTCGACCGACGGCACCCCCGAGGCAGCGGAGACGAAGTACCCGAGCGCACGGCTCTTCAGGACCGGCGCCAACCTCGGGTACGGGGGAGCCGTCAACCGCGCGGTCGCCGAGGTGGACGAGGGCGTCGAGTTCGTCGTGGTTGCCAATCCCGACGTGCGGTGGCATCCCGGATCCCTCGATGGCTTGCTCGCCGCGGCGGAGCGGTGGCCACGCGCAGGCGCCCTCGGGCCGCTGATCAGGGAGCCCGACGGGAGTCGGTATCCGTCGGCTCGGTCGGTACCCGATCTCACGTCAGGGGCGGGACACGCGTTGCTCGGGAAGATCTGGCCGAACAATCCGTGGACATCGCGCTACCGACAGGACAACGAAGCTGTGACCGAACGCACGGTGGGATGGCTGTCGGGATCCTGCCTACTGCTCAGGCGGTCTGCGTTCGATTCGGTGAACGGGTTCGATTCCCGCTACTTCATGTACATGGAGGATGTCGATCTGGGCGATCGCCTCGGCACCGCAGGATGGCTCAATGTCTACGTACCCGAGGTGGAAGTAACCCATTCCAAAGGGCATGCGGCAGGTAGACATCCGGAGCTGATGCTTCCAGCGCACCATGCGAGTGCGTATCGCTTCCAAGCCGATCGACATCCCCACGTATGGCAAGCTCCCTTACGATGGGCGCTGCGCATGGGCTTGGCAGCGCGGTCGAAGGTGGTTGTGGCTTCGGCGCTTCGGCAGCGACACATCGATGATCCTCGACACAAGTGA
- a CDS encoding sugar phosphate nucleotidyltransferase, whose protein sequence is MSADTNKTTDAVILVGGKGTRLRPLTLSAPKPMLPTAGLPFLHHLLARIKAAGIDHVVLGTSFKAEVFEEHFGDGSALGIELEYVTETEPMGTGGGIRNVLPKLRADNVVVFNGDVLGGTDLTAVLDTHQRTEADVTLHLVRVGDPRAFGCVPTDEDGRVTAFLEKTQDPPTDQINAGCYVFKREIIETIASDRPVSVEREVFPSLLAENKRVYGHVDSAYWRDMGTPEDFVKGSADLVRGIAPSPALTGTRGESLVHPSAGVAPGALLIGGTVVGRGAEIGAGARLDGAVVFDGAVIEAGAVVERSIIGFGARIGPRALVRDGVIGDGADIGARCELLRGARVWPGVKLPDGGIRFSTDV, encoded by the coding sequence GTGTCAGCTGACACCAACAAGACAACTGATGCCGTGATTCTCGTGGGCGGCAAAGGAACCCGGCTCAGGCCGCTCACCTTGTCGGCGCCGAAGCCCATGCTTCCCACCGCAGGACTTCCGTTTCTCCACCATCTGCTGGCCCGCATCAAAGCAGCGGGAATCGACCATGTCGTGCTCGGCACCTCGTTCAAAGCCGAAGTGTTCGAAGAGCATTTCGGCGACGGATCAGCGCTCGGCATCGAACTCGAGTACGTAACCGAGACCGAGCCGATGGGTACCGGCGGCGGAATCCGCAACGTACTGCCGAAGCTTCGTGCCGACAACGTCGTCGTGTTCAACGGTGACGTTCTGGGTGGAACCGACCTGACGGCCGTGCTCGATACGCACCAGCGAACCGAGGCCGACGTCACGCTGCACCTCGTGCGCGTCGGAGACCCGAGGGCGTTCGGATGCGTACCGACCGACGAAGACGGGCGCGTCACTGCTTTCCTGGAGAAGACGCAGGATCCACCGACCGATCAGATCAACGCCGGCTGCTACGTGTTCAAGCGAGAGATCATCGAGACGATCGCGTCGGATCGGCCGGTGTCGGTCGAGCGAGAGGTGTTCCCCTCGCTGCTTGCTGAGAACAAGCGCGTCTACGGCCATGTCGACAGCGCATACTGGCGCGACATGGGAACGCCGGAGGACTTCGTCAAAGGCTCTGCCGACCTCGTGCGCGGCATCGCGCCATCACCGGCACTGACCGGAACGCGTGGCGAGTCGCTCGTCCACCCGAGTGCCGGTGTGGCTCCAGGGGCGCTGCTGATCGGTGGGACGGTCGTCGGACGGGGAGCCGAAATCGGTGCGGGCGCACGGCTCGACGGTGCCGTGGTGTTCGACGGTGCCGTGATCGAGGCCGGAGCGGTGGTCGAACGGTCGATCATCGGATTCGGCGCACGCATCGGGCCTCGCGCTCTGGTACGAGACGGAGTGATTGGCGACGGCGCTGACATCGGCGCACGCTGCGAACTCCTGCGCGGAGCTCGGGTCTGGCCGGGAGTCAAACTTCCCGACGGCGGAATTCGCTTCTCCACCGACGTCTGA
- a CDS encoding DUF3499 domain-containing protein, whose product MRSLRGCCRPGCNRSAVATLTYVYSDSTAVVGPLATVEEPHSWDLCEIHASTTTAPKGWELVRYEGGFTTTSPDEDDLTALAEAVREAGRGERSRDSGATGRQGARGQVAAADRRPASPVRTGRRGHLRVLPDPTA is encoded by the coding sequence GTGAGATCTCTGCGTGGATGCTGCAGGCCTGGGTGCAACCGTTCGGCTGTTGCGACGCTCACGTATGTCTATTCCGACTCGACCGCGGTAGTCGGCCCACTCGCCACCGTCGAGGAGCCGCACTCCTGGGACCTGTGCGAAATACACGCATCGACCACGACCGCGCCGAAGGGCTGGGAGTTGGTGCGCTACGAGGGTGGCTTCACCACCACCTCGCCCGACGAGGACGATCTCACCGCCCTGGCGGAAGCCGTACGCGAAGCCGGCCGGGGAGAACGTTCTCGCGACAGCGGGGCGACGGGCCGTCAAGGCGCCCGGGGGCAGGTTGCCGCAGCCGACAGGCGCCCGGCATCGCCCGTTCGAACCGGGCGTCGCGGCCATTTGCGAGTGCTTCCCGATCCCACGGCCTGA
- the manA gene encoding mannose-6-phosphate isomerase, class I → MQPLRGAVRSYAWGSRTSLARLQRRSVPSEHPEAEIWLGAHPADPAYLLGDGSPKSLLEAIDENPRLELGAETAHVYGGRLPFLLKLLAADEPLSLQAHPSSDQAKEGFAREESRRVPIDSPVRNYRDASHKPELIVALTEFHALAGFRCPRQTVEFIDALDVGALSGYRSLLADQPDDAGLRTVFTSWITLPGPALDALLPLVADGCIRYLSTTAHHDGGRFVAEARTLLELGESYPGDAGVLAALLLNRVTLSPGQGLYLAAGNLHAYLSGTGVEVMANSDNVLRGGLTPKHVDVPELLRVLDFEPAEVEVLEPDVGSGGPVLYRTPAPEFELSRSVLSGGASVSFDGDSPRILLCTAGRVVIGGGELEYVLEQGAAVWVSASDPLLIAEARWGDAEVFSATVGALAG, encoded by the coding sequence GTGCAACCACTGCGCGGTGCAGTTCGGTCGTACGCATGGGGATCTCGAACCTCGCTTGCGCGGTTGCAGCGACGGTCGGTGCCCTCGGAGCACCCCGAGGCCGAGATATGGCTCGGTGCGCATCCGGCCGATCCTGCTTATTTGCTCGGTGACGGGTCACCGAAGTCGTTGCTGGAGGCGATCGACGAGAATCCGCGCCTGGAACTCGGTGCGGAGACCGCGCACGTCTACGGCGGGCGGCTTCCATTTCTGCTGAAACTCCTTGCCGCCGACGAACCTTTGTCGCTGCAGGCACATCCGAGTTCGGATCAGGCCAAAGAAGGTTTCGCGCGCGAGGAATCGCGTCGGGTCCCGATCGATTCGCCGGTCAGAAACTACCGCGACGCCTCCCACAAGCCTGAATTGATCGTCGCTCTCACCGAATTCCATGCCCTCGCAGGGTTTCGGTGCCCGAGGCAGACCGTGGAGTTCATCGACGCCCTCGATGTCGGTGCGTTGTCCGGATACCGGTCGTTGCTCGCGGACCAACCGGACGACGCGGGTCTGCGAACGGTGTTCACGTCGTGGATCACACTGCCGGGACCTGCGCTCGATGCTCTGCTTCCACTTGTGGCCGACGGCTGCATCCGGTACCTGTCCACCACGGCTCATCACGACGGAGGGCGGTTCGTCGCCGAGGCCCGCACCTTGCTTGAACTGGGGGAGTCGTATCCAGGCGATGCAGGCGTTCTCGCGGCGTTGCTTCTCAATCGCGTCACTCTGAGTCCGGGCCAAGGGTTGTATCTGGCCGCGGGCAATCTGCATGCGTATCTATCGGGAACCGGCGTCGAGGTCATGGCAAACTCCGACAACGTGTTGCGAGGCGGCCTGACTCCGAAGCATGTGGATGTGCCGGAACTTCTGAGGGTGTTGGACTTCGAGCCTGCCGAGGTCGAGGTGCTCGAGCCCGATGTCGGGTCGGGTGGGCCCGTTCTCTATCGCACGCCTGCGCCCGAGTTCGAGCTGTCGAGGTCGGTGCTGTCCGGTGGAGCGTCCGTGAGCTTCGATGGAGACTCGCCACGAATTCTGCTGTGTACCGCAGGACGTGTCGTCATCGGTGGCGGCGAGTTGGAATACGTATTGGAGCAGGGCGCCGCCGTATGGGTGTCTGCATCCGACCCCCTTCTGATCGCCGAGGCGCGTTGGGGTGACGCCGAGGTCTTCTCGGCCACCGTCGGGGCCTTGGCAGGCTGA